The DNA window TCGGGAAGCGTTCCAATGCCCGGACAAGCAGTCGCGACGAGAAAGTCGTGCCTGGTTCTATCCGCTCGATCACCGGATCATCATCGCGCGCGTCGATCCAGCCAATCTCGCCATCGTTCAGAACGACGCGATATGTGTTGCGCGCAACAGTGGTGTCAAAAGCCTCGCGCATTTGTTTCGCCAACGCGACGCTGTCGATCACGATGCCCAACTCGGTATTGAGCGAGAAAGACCGTGGGTCGAAATTTAGCGAGCCCACGAACAGCCGGACCCCATCCACGGAAAAGGCTTTGGCATGCAAGGTCGAACCTGGGCTGCCGTCTCTTTCCCGCGAACCGGTGCGCACGAACTTGCGTGCAGTTTTCGGGTCGTCGTCGGGCGCTGGAACTTCGAACAGGGACACCCCGGCCCTCACGAGCTTCGTGCGATGCTTGGCGTACCCAGCGTGGACAGCCCCCACGTCCGTGGACGCATAGGAATTTGTTAGCACCCGAACGTCCACGCCACGCTGCGCCATTCCCGCCAAAGCATCAGCTCCGCTATCGGTTGGGACGAAGTAAGCCGACACAATAAGCAATTCCGACGCCGGTTCTCCGATGATTTCAGAGAGCGCGTCGAGGAGAGGACCACCTTCCTCACGCGTTCCAACCACCTTATCAGGGGGATCGCTGACCAGTTGAACCGGCGCCCAGGTTAATTCAATCTCGCCACGCTCGATGCGCCCGAGCAGCGGAGCTTTCGCAACTGCGTCGACGTAGCTGACGGATTCCAGCCCGCTGCTTCGCCGGGAGCTGCGACTGGTCAGTTCACGCTCCGTCTCCCCGACAATCGGGGGCATTAGCTCTTTTAGCGGCGCCGCGAGAGGCGAGTTCCAGAACCGGTCGAAGCAGTCTGACACGTCCTGCACCACCGGACCGATGCAGACGGCATCGAGATCGGCAAACACGCCCTCGCGCTTGGCGGCGAAATATTCGTCGCCGATGTTGCGCCCGCCCACAATCGTGACCTGGTTATCGACCGTGAAACTTTTCGAATGCATCCGCCGGTTGGCTCGGTGGAAACGGAATAGGAAATCGAGCGGCTTGAAGCGGCGGCAGCGGAAGGGATTGAAGAGCCGAACTTCGATGTTCGGCAAGTCGGCCATCCAGCGGAGTGCGTCATCCAATCCCGCGATACCGTTATCGTCCAAGAGCATCCGAACCCGAACCCCGCGGGCCGCAGCCGCGCGGACCTGTTCGAGCATGAGGTTGCCCGTCAGATCATCGTGCCAGATGTAATACTGCAGATCGATCGACCGCTCTGCATTTTCCAGCAACACCTTGCGGATTGCGAACGCATCGATGCCATCCTCGAGCAATTCGATGCCGCTCATGCCGGGGTGCTCGGAAATTCTCTGCGACACGCCCAACCCCAGCGTCGAAAATCCGGTGTTGGCTAATGCACTGCTGGAGATCCGCGTGTAAACGCGACGCGATATCGGCAGAACCATCCGGTCAACCGACAATGTCGTTTTGTAGATGGATAGTCTGCGTTGGGAATGCGAAAGCGATCCCGAGTTCGTCCAGCTTGCGCATGATGGCGAAGAGCAACGTTTCCTGCATCGCCAACGATTCCGGGTAGGAGCGGGTATTGAAGTAGGCGAATATCTCGATCTGCAGTGCGCTGTCTCCGAAACCGTGAAAACGCACGCGGGCATCGTCGTCGAGAATGTGGCCGTCATCGGCGATGATGGTCCGCAACTCCCCGAGCAATCGCTCCATCTGTTTGGCGTCGGTATCATAGGTGACACCTATGGTCTGATGAAAAAGGAAGCGGTCTCGCAGCGCGTAATTCTCGATCCGTTCCGAGGCGAGGTACCCATTGGGAATGGACACAAGCGTGCGATTCAGCGTGCGCACGAGTGTGGAACGCATGCCGATATCCTCGACCGTCCCGAACACCTCGCCGATCTGAGCAGCGTCACCCACCTGCACGGGCTTGTCGGCGATCAGCGTGACCGAACCAACCAGGTTCTCGATCGTCTTCTGCGCTCCCAGCGCCAATGCAAGGCCGCCAATGCCGAGTGCTGCGATCCCGGTTGTCACATCCAACCCGACTGTATCGAGTACGGCTACGAACGCGATCGCCAGCAAGAACACCTTCGCGCCGCGGCGTAGGAAG is part of the Qipengyuania profundimaris genome and encodes:
- a CDS encoding phospholipase D-like domain-containing protein; this encodes MSGIELLEDGIDAFAIRKVLLENAERSIDLQYYIWHDDLTGNLMLEQVRAAAARGVRVRMLLDDNGIAGLDDALRWMADLPNIEVRLFNPFRCRRFKPLDFLFRFHRANRRMHSKSFTVDNQVTIVGGRNIGDEYFAAKREGVFADLDAVCIGPVVQDVSDCFDRFWNSPLAAPLKELMPPIVGETERELTSRSSRRSSGLESVSYVDAVAKAPLLGRIERGEIELTWAPVQLVSDPPDKVVGTREEGGPLLDALSEIIGEPASELLIVSAYFVPTDSGADALAGMAQRGVDVRVLTNSYASTDVGAVHAGYAKHRTKLVRAGVSLFEVPAPDDDPKTARKFVRTGSRERDGSPGSTLHAKAFSVDGVRLFVGSLNFDPRSFSLNTELGIVIDSVALAKQMREAFDTTVARNTYRVVLNDGEIGWIDARDDDPVIERIEPGTTFSSRLLVRALERFPIDWLL